TCCGTAGATCGCGACGGCGATGAACATCACCTGGCGGCCGGCCTGGCCGAGCAGCGCGGGCAGCGAGTGCGCAGGGTCGACCAGCGAGGCGACGAAGACGCTGAGCAGCAGGAGGTTGCCCACGATGCCGACGGGCCACGCCCAGATGCGCCGCGCCATGCCGCCGAGGGCGCTCGCGAGGCCGAACACGTTGCCGACGACCTCGCGCAGCAGCAGCGACTGCCCGCCGGGCAGCGGGATCTGCGCGGTGTAGGCGTCGATGAGCCATGCGAGGGGGTCCACGGGGTCCAGCGTGGCACGGCGGCGGCGTGTCGTGACGCATGGGAGCGTCATGTGCGGACACGCGCTCGCTCGTGACCCTATGCTCGGTCCAACCCGTCCCGACGACTGGAGCTCGCATGACCTCGATCGCCGCCCCCACCGTGCTCGCCGACCGCCTCGTCGCCCAGCGCTCCGTCGTCACCGACGTCGCGCTCGTGGCCGCTGGCGTGGCCCTCACGGCGCTGCTCGCGCAGGTGGCGATCCCGCTGTGGCCCGTGCCGGTCACGGGTCAGACGCTCGCGGTGCTCGTCGTCGGCGCCTCGCTCGGCGCCGTGCGCGGCGCTGCCTCGCTCGCGGTCTACGCGGTCCTCGGTGCCGCTGGCCTGCCGATCTTCTCCGAGCAGACCTCGGGCCTCGCGATCCTCGCCGGCCCGACGGGCGGCTACATCGTCGGCTTCGTGCTCGCCGCCGCGCTCACGGGCTGGCTCGCCGAGCGCCGCTGGGACCGGAGGTTCCTCGGCGCCGCCGTCGCCATGACGGCCGGCACGCTCGTCACGTTCGCGATCGGCCTGCCCTGGCTCGCCTTCGCGACGGGCGGCTCGCTCGAGCAGGTGCTCGCGTGGGGCCTCGTGCCCTTCATCCCCGGCGGCATCGTGAAGGCCGTCATCGCAGCGGCGATCCTGCCGCTCGCATGGAAGGGCGTGCGCGCCCTCGACGCTCGCCGCGGCGAGTAGCGCCCAGGCCCGGCCGAAGGTGACGTCGGTGCGCCGTCGTGCGCTCGCGCTCGCGAGCGTGGCTGCCGCCGTGGTCGCGGCGCTCGTCGTCACCGGCGCCGTGCTGCTGCCGACGATCCGCGAGCAGCGGCCCGCCGTCGTCGCCCGCGATGCGACGGGCGTCACGATCGTCGACGCCATCGCCTACGGCGTCGACCCCGCCCAGCGGATCGACGTGTGCATGCCGCGTGCCGAGACGACCGTGGCCCGCGCGGCGATCCTGCTCGTGCACGGCGGATCGTGGGCGCGCGGCAGTCGCACCGACCCGATGTGGCGCGACACGTGCATCTGGCTCGCGCAGGCCGGCTACGTCGTCGCGAACGTCGACTACCGACTCGCGCCCGCGCATCCGTTCCCCGCGGGCATCGAGGACGTCACCGCCGCGCTCGACTGGCTCCGCTCCCCCGAGACGCTCGCGACCTACGCGATCGATCCCGAGCGCATCGGCGCGTTCGGCGGCTCGGCGGGCGGCAACCTCGCGTCGCTGCTCGCGACGTCCGGCACGGGCGACTGGGACGCCGCCGGTCGCGTCGCCGCCGTCGTCACGATGTCGGCGCCGCTCGACCTCACGGGCGCCGACGTGCGCGACGACTTCGTCGAGCGGCAGCTGGCGTACCTCGGCTGCGACGCGTTCCTCGGCTGCGACGCCGCCGCGCTCGCGAGCCCCGCGACCTTCGCCGACGAGACCGATCCGCCGTTCCTCGTCGTGCACGGCGACGACGAGATGATCCCGCTCGCGCAGGCGGAGCGCTTCGTCGAGGCGCTCGAGGACGCCGGCACGCCCGTGCAGCTGGCCGTCGTGCCCTCGCAGCACCACTCGATCGGACTGCTCGACGAGCCCGACGTGCGCGACGCGATCCTCGCCTTCCTCGCCGCCACGCTGGTCGATCCCGCGCTCGCCTGACGGGCATGTGGCGCGCGCGGGCCCCAGGGCCGCGTACCGTTGATGCCATGACCGACTCCGAGCCCACCGAGGCTGCAGACGCCGAGCGCACGACGTTCGCAGACCTGGGCCTGCCGCCCGCCCTCCTCCAGGCGCTCGCCGACGTCGGCTACGAGACCCCCTCGAGCATCCAGGCCGCCACGATCCCGACGCTCCTCGAGGGTCGCGACATCATCGGCCTCGCGCAGACCGGCACGGGCAAGACGGCCGCGTTCGCGCTGCCGGTGCTCGCCGCCGTCGACGTCGAGCGGCGCGAGCCGCAGGCGCTCGTGCTCACGCCGACGCGCGAGCTCGCCGTGCAGGTGTGCGAGGCGTTCGAGCGCTACGCGGCGCACCTCGGCGGCGTGACGGTGCTGCCGATCTACGGTGGCCAGGGCTACGGCGTGCAGCTGTCGGCGCTGCGTCGCGGCGTCCACGTCGTCGTCGGCACGCCCGGCCGCATCATGGACCACCTCGACAAGGGCACGCTCGACCTCTCCGGCCTCAGCCACGTCGTGCTCGACGAGGCCGACGAGATGCTGCGCATGGGCTTCGCCGAGGACGTCGACCAGATCCTCGCCTCGACGCCCGAGGACAAGCAGGTCGCGCTGTTCTCGGCGACGATGCCGCGCCAGATCCTCGCCATCTCGAAGAAGCACCTGCGCGACCCGCAGGAGATCTCGGTGCAGGGCGGCGCGAAGACCTCGGCGAGCATCCGCCAGCGAGCGATCCTCGTGTCGTACCAGCAGAAGCTCGAGGCGCTCACGCGCGTGCTCGAGGTCGAGCCCTTCGACGGCGCCATCGTGTTCGTGCGCACGCGCTCCGAGACCGAGACGGTCGCCGAGCGCCTCCGCGCCCGCGGCTACACGGCCGCGGCGATCTCGGGCGACGTCGCGCAGCCGCAGCGCGAGAAGACCATCGAGCAGCTGCGCTCGGGCTCGCTCGACGTGCTCGTCGCGACCGACGTCGCCGCGCGCGGCCTCGACGTCGAGCGCATCAGCCACGTCGTGAACTACGACCTGCCGATCGACACCGAGTCGTACGTGCACCGCATCGGCCGCACGGGCCGTGCCGGTCGCACGGGCGACGCCATCAGCTTCGTGACGCCGCGCGAGCGCCGCATGCTCGGCGCCATCGAGCGCACGACGGGCGGCACGGTCGAGGAGATCCCGATGCCGTCGGCCGGCGAGGTCAACGCCTCGCGCCTGTCGAAGTTCGACGACGCCATCACGACGGCGCTCGACGCCGAGTCGGCGCGCGTCGAGCGCTTCCGCGACATCGTCGCCCACTACGTCGAGCACCACGACGTGCCCTACAACGACGTCGCCGCGGCCCTCGCGGTCGTCGCGCAGGGTCCGACGCCGCTCCTGCTCGACGAGCAGGACGACCTGGCGCTGCGTGCGCCGAAGCGCGGCCCGCGCGAGCGCGACGACGACCGTGGTGGCGAGGACCGCGGCCCGCGCCGCGAGCGTCGCACGCCCGAGGGCGCGACGACGTACCGCCTCGCGGTCGGCTCGCGCAACCGCGTCGAGCCGCGCCAGATCGTCGGCGCCCTTGCGAACGAGGGCGGTCTGGGCCGCGACGACTTCGGTCGCATCCAGATCCGCTTCGACTTCACGCTCGTCGAGCTGCCCGAGCTCACGGGCGAGCAGCTGGGCCGTCTGTCGCAGACCCGCATCCTCGGCAAGCCGATCGACATCCAGGTCGACACGGGCGGGCGTCCCGAGCGCGGCGACCGCCCGCGTCGCGACCGCGACGACCGCGGCGGCTACGACCGTCCCCGTCGTGACCGCGACGACCGTCCGCGTCGCGACGACCGCGACGACCGCAAGCCGCGGCACCGCCGCGACTGACGCGCGTTCGACGACTCGAGGGCGGCACCCGTGCGGTGCCGCCCTCGTGCGTCCTGCGAAGGGGCCATGCGTCGGACGCGCCCGGGATTCGCGCAGCGCGGACACGCCCGACCGCGTCGCACGCCGCGCGTAGGCTGGTTCGGTGACCCAGCAGCCCGCACCGCACCCGTCGCCGCAGCGACGCGCGAGCCTCGAGGTGCTGCGGGCAGAGGCCACCGACGAGCGCTCCGTGCTCGTCGAGGAGCGCCTCCGCGCCGGCGAGGACCCCTGGGACTTCATGGCCGACCTGCCGACGGTCGACGAGCTCGTCGTGCTGCTGCTGCGCTCCGAGCGCATCCTGCCGCCCGGCGCCGTGCGCCCCGACGAGGACGTGAGCGACGTCGTGCTTCGCCGCATCGCCGCCGACTACCCGCCGCTCGCGACCACCGTGTGGACGATGCTGTCGGAGGCGGAGTCCGTGCGCGCGTGGGCGCCGAGGATCCGGCGCGTCGGGCGCTGACGGAGCGATCCCCAAGACGTGCAGAACGGCGCAGCACCCAATGGTGCTGCGCCGTTCGTGGCGTCGGGAGGATCTCTAGATGGTGAAGCCCAGAGCCCTCATCATCTCCCTGCCGTCCTCCGTGATCCGCTCGGGACCCCACGGCGGCATCCACACCCAGTTGATGCGGAATCGGGCGACGATGCCGTCGAGCTTGTCGGCGATCTCCTGCTCGATGACGTCGGTCAGCGGGCAGCCCGCCGACGTCAGCGTCATGGAGATCACGAGCGCCTCCTGCTCGTCGTCCCACGCCAGGTCGTAGATGAGGCCCAGGTCGACGATGTTGACGTCGAGCTCGGGGTCGACGACGCCCTTGAGGGCCTCGCTCGCCTCGTCGAAGAGCTTCGGTTCGAGTTCGGTGACTGCCATCAGACTCCTGCCTTCA
The sequence above is a segment of the Agrococcus jejuensis genome. Coding sequences within it:
- a CDS encoding DEAD/DEAH box helicase yields the protein MTDSEPTEAADAERTTFADLGLPPALLQALADVGYETPSSIQAATIPTLLEGRDIIGLAQTGTGKTAAFALPVLAAVDVERREPQALVLTPTRELAVQVCEAFERYAAHLGGVTVLPIYGGQGYGVQLSALRRGVHVVVGTPGRIMDHLDKGTLDLSGLSHVVLDEADEMLRMGFAEDVDQILASTPEDKQVALFSATMPRQILAISKKHLRDPQEISVQGGAKTSASIRQRAILVSYQQKLEALTRVLEVEPFDGAIVFVRTRSETETVAERLRARGYTAAAISGDVAQPQREKTIEQLRSGSLDVLVATDVAARGLDVERISHVVNYDLPIDTESYVHRIGRTGRAGRTGDAISFVTPRERRMLGAIERTTGGTVEEIPMPSAGEVNASRLSKFDDAITTALDAESARVERFRDIVAHYVEHHDVPYNDVAAALAVVAQGPTPLLLDEQDDLALRAPKRGPRERDDDRGGEDRGPRRERRTPEGATTYRLAVGSRNRVEPRQIVGALANEGGLGRDDFGRIQIRFDFTLVELPELTGEQLGRLSQTRILGKPIDIQVDTGGRPERGDRPRRDRDDRGGYDRPRRDRDDRPRRDDRDDRKPRHRRD
- a CDS encoding biotin transporter BioY — its product is MTSIAAPTVLADRLVAQRSVVTDVALVAAGVALTALLAQVAIPLWPVPVTGQTLAVLVVGASLGAVRGAASLAVYAVLGAAGLPIFSEQTSGLAILAGPTGGYIVGFVLAAALTGWLAERRWDRRFLGAAVAMTAGTLVTFAIGLPWLAFATGGSLEQVLAWGLVPFIPGGIVKAVIAAAILPLAWKGVRALDARRGE
- a CDS encoding metal-sulfur cluster assembly factor, with protein sequence MAVTELEPKLFDEASEALKGVVDPELDVNIVDLGLIYDLAWDDEQEALVISMTLTSAGCPLTDVIEQEIADKLDGIVARFRINWVWMPPWGPERITEDGREMMRALGFTI
- a CDS encoding alpha/beta hydrolase, with amino-acid sequence MRRRALALASVAAAVVAALVVTGAVLLPTIREQRPAVVARDATGVTIVDAIAYGVDPAQRIDVCMPRAETTVARAAILLVHGGSWARGSRTDPMWRDTCIWLAQAGYVVANVDYRLAPAHPFPAGIEDVTAALDWLRSPETLATYAIDPERIGAFGGSAGGNLASLLATSGTGDWDAAGRVAAVVTMSAPLDLTGADVRDDFVERQLAYLGCDAFLGCDAAALASPATFADETDPPFLVVHGDDEMIPLAQAERFVEALEDAGTPVQLAVVPSQHHSIGLLDEPDVRDAILAFLAATLVDPALA
- a CDS encoding tryptophan synthase subunit alpha, whose translation is MTQQPAPHPSPQRRASLEVLRAEATDERSVLVEERLRAGEDPWDFMADLPTVDELVVLLLRSERILPPGAVRPDEDVSDVVLRRIAADYPPLATTVWTMLSEAESVRAWAPRIRRVGR